Proteins found in one Labrenzia sp. VG12 genomic segment:
- the pbpC gene encoding penicillin-binding protein 1C gives MLAAAALSACGLLKVSHDYHSLPALPRVSDLSLSSVVLDREDRLLRAFTSHDDKWRLPAELEAVDPLYFRMLLAFEDKRFYQHGGIDIRAMVRSVYYSLRHGRIISGGSTLTMQVARLLDERPTKSVTRKYEQLLRAVQLEQTYSKKDILRFYMLRAPFGGNLEGVRAASLTWFGKEPSRLTPAEAALLVALPQSPEARRPDRSPDRARTARNRVLQVAAREGVLSPEAASSASAEPLRAKRFAMPLLAAHESRHARLEAPTRPVHRLTLDRDLQSSLEALAKRKASVMPRPVSLAILVADHQAGEILASIGAPDLLDTAREGHVDMTRAVRSPGSTLKPFIYGLAFEEGVGLPESFIVDRATDIAGYQPTNFDQAYQGTVTLREALQLSLNTPAVKLLEAVGPSRLIARLKRAGAEPVLEKGIAPGLAISLGGLGLSLRDLTQSYAALARGGEPVSLRICRRDCAVALADPSQNRMLSEKAAWLVGDILSGLPQAHSAETRQIAYKTGTAYGYRDAWAVGFDGKHVVAIWSGRADGTPVPGKTGATVAVPILFEVFQALGPARVPLPKGPEEALDVLNQEIPAPLRYARLPRRQGNVASAEGLTIAYPPNGAELDLGIVPGRQGQGQPLVVKFKGGTGPFSFLVNGSPLKGQHQDRQLIWHPETSGFTDVTILDSRGRSAGITVFLQ, from the coding sequence ATGTTGGCCGCGGCAGCCTTGAGCGCTTGCGGGCTGCTCAAGGTCAGTCACGACTATCACTCGCTTCCGGCCCTGCCGCGTGTCTCGGACCTGTCTCTCTCTTCGGTGGTGCTTGACCGGGAGGACCGTCTGTTGCGGGCCTTTACCAGTCATGACGACAAGTGGCGCCTGCCGGCGGAACTGGAGGCCGTTGATCCGCTCTATTTCCGGATGCTGCTCGCCTTTGAGGACAAGCGGTTCTACCAGCATGGCGGTATCGACATTCGCGCCATGGTCCGGTCGGTGTATTACAGCCTGCGCCATGGCCGGATCATTTCCGGCGGCTCCACCTTGACCATGCAGGTGGCCCGGCTTCTGGATGAGCGGCCGACAAAGTCGGTTACACGCAAATACGAGCAATTGCTCAGAGCCGTTCAGCTGGAACAGACCTATTCCAAGAAGGACATTCTGCGCTTCTATATGCTGCGCGCGCCTTTTGGTGGCAATCTGGAAGGTGTCCGGGCGGCAAGTCTCACATGGTTCGGCAAGGAGCCGTCCCGGCTCACGCCCGCTGAAGCAGCGCTCCTGGTGGCACTGCCGCAAAGTCCTGAAGCGCGGCGTCCGGACCGGTCTCCGGATCGAGCCAGGACGGCGCGCAACCGCGTGCTGCAGGTTGCCGCAAGGGAGGGCGTGCTCAGCCCGGAGGCTGCTTCATCGGCTTCAGCTGAACCGTTGCGGGCCAAGCGTTTTGCCATGCCGTTGCTTGCGGCCCACGAAAGCCGGCATGCGCGCCTGGAAGCGCCAACCAGACCTGTCCATCGTCTGACGCTGGATCGGGACCTGCAATCCTCGCTTGAGGCCCTGGCGAAGAGGAAGGCGAGCGTGATGCCACGGCCCGTATCGCTAGCCATCCTTGTCGCCGACCATCAGGCCGGTGAAATTCTGGCCAGCATTGGTGCGCCGGACCTGCTTGATACGGCGCGAGAAGGGCATGTCGACATGACACGCGCGGTGCGTTCGCCCGGGTCGACACTGAAACCCTTTATCTATGGGCTGGCTTTCGAGGAGGGGGTCGGACTGCCGGAAAGCTTCATCGTCGACAGAGCTACGGACATCGCCGGTTATCAGCCAACAAATTTCGATCAGGCCTACCAGGGGACAGTCACCTTGCGCGAGGCCTTGCAACTTTCCCTGAACACGCCGGCGGTGAAACTGCTGGAAGCGGTCGGGCCGTCCAGGCTGATCGCACGGCTGAAGCGGGCAGGGGCAGAGCCGGTCCTGGAAAAGGGAATCGCTCCCGGTCTTGCCATCAGTCTCGGCGGGCTGGGGCTTTCGTTGAGAGACCTGACACAGTCCTATGCCGCTCTGGCAAGAGGGGGCGAGCCGGTCTCTCTGCGAATCTGCCGAAGGGATTGTGCAGTAGCCCTGGCCGATCCATCGCAAAACAGGATGTTAAGCGAAAAGGCGGCCTGGCTTGTTGGCGACATTCTCTCAGGACTGCCGCAGGCGCATAGCGCCGAAACCCGCCAGATCGCCTACAAGACCGGCACCGCATACGGCTATCGGGACGCCTGGGCAGTCGGATTTGACGGCAAACACGTCGTTGCCATCTGGTCGGGCAGGGCAGATGGCACGCCGGTGCCGGGAAAGACCGGGGCAACGGTGGCTGTTCCGATTCTCTTCGAAGTGTTCCAGGCGCTTGGTCCCGCGCGCGTTCCACTGCCCAAGGGTCCGGAAGAAGCGCTTGACGTGCTCAATCAGGAAATCCCTGCCCCCCTGCGCTATGCCAGGTTGCCGCGGCGCCAGGGCAATGTAGCCTCTGCGGAGGGCCTGACGATAGCTTATCCTCCAAATGGTGCAGAGCTCGACCTGGGGATCGTTCCAGGCCGGCAAGGGCAGGGGCAACCGCTTGTTGTGAAGTTCAAGGGCGGAACAGGACCCTTTTCCTTTCTTGTCAACGGCAGCCCGCTCAAGGGGCAGCATCAGGACCGCCAGC
- a CDS encoding alpha-2-macroglobulin family protein gives MTLSAAAQDKRIVTIDDADYFGSDYRTVKDVDLEGCKAVCLGDDQCQAFTFNTSAGWCFLKSDFGELQSFVGAVAGRVVEVQKPRADQSADRKAELVFVPKSQQESAETYSQSVANSIRAEGQTASQLRQSGLVALSQRQGALAEADFLQVLKLEPGDFKAWTHLATALLLQDPDDWQEKESKRKNAISASINAYLRAVGTEERALSLELLARALVNRSEYRTAIKAYRASLALEENSSIRYRYDELVAEHGFRIVDHEVDSDSASPRVCLVFSQKLPVGEDMTPYVTVSGEGTFAVEAEENQICADGLKHGARYKITARSGLPSADGETLNKSADVSFYVKDRSPSVNFLSRSYVLPSGGNPTIPIVSVNTSEVEAAIYRVGNRSIADILRDNRFLRQLDNWQAEQIEDELGEKVWSGIVETGNELNRDMTTAIPVSETGVDLKPGVYALTARSRLDQENRYGALATQWFLVSDLGLTALEGDTGIAANIRSLSSAAALEGVNVRLLAINNEILGETVTNADGFAEFAAGLTRGRGGRAPGVLVAETAEGDYSFLDLRKPAFDLSDRGVEGRPAPGPLDVFAWTDRGIYKAGETVHAQALLRNAAAVAQEDFPLTFIFTRPDGVEHARFTVADGGLGGHLQDLTLASSAQQGIWSWRVFADPKSRALSEETFLVEDYQPERVDFDLETAARTFNRTAPTEVSLEARFLYGSPASGQTLEGDVIVRPVRSLKAYPGYRFGVPDADAYSQRGSITSGLKTDEDGKLTFEVFMPDLPETSMVYDASVISRLVEAGGRYVERDLDLPVALDGSRIGIKPAFEDGVDEGGPADFSVIVVGPDGKEADAKGLVWTLSKVDRRYQWYRYDGRWSYEPITTTRRLDTGEFDVKAGQPAQLSLPVDWGEYRLDVAGNGAVLTTTRVTFNAGWYTADASSETPDYLDVGLDKTSYRPGDIAKLRLKPQMAGIAVVNVVSGGLLASQTVEVSGEETEVEIPVSDDWGAGAYITASLYRPMDLDEKRMPSRSMGLSWLQVDPGERALSVELSPPDRILPETTLDVPVKLANLEAGTKAYLTVAAVDVGILNLTGFKTPDPEGWYFGQRRLGTDVRDLYGQLIDRTAGALGRVRSGGDAAGMRLEAPPPDEEPVALFSGLVEVGPNGEATVSFDVPAFNGALKLMAVAWTRDGVGHADKEVEVRSPVVMTASAPAFLAPGDSSRLALEIDNVDGAAGAYELELTVSDGVTLEEGSASLSRSIELGAGKKELVLTRIGAGNVLTTAEIVASLTGPDGKIYVKRFGLDIMDTQPEVVRRSVFALAAGDSLSLTADSFDGLRADTVDITLTAGGAASIDVAGLLAALDRYPYGCTEQTTSRALPLLYLSEVAEAAGLGGDSAIRERVVKAIGRVLSNQSSSGDFGLWSSYGDGDTWLDAYVTDFLTRAREKGYKVPDIAFTSALDNLEGRVAYASDFQDGGEGVAYALYVLARNGRASMGDLRYYLDAKLQNFATPMAKAQVAAALGLYGETTRAETGFKAAIAALPRKTVWGYRSDYGSRLRDTAAVTDYVASASLAGDLKDEAIDLLKVAQANASGRSTQDMAWLLLAANALNESAAEAKLSVRGEETPGRLAWSMEGSEVSQFPADITNNGKVSTELLVSVAGQPLVPEPAGGKDYAVERSVYDLDGNPVDPTAVPVNTRLAVVVTVRALSDQPGRLMVVDRLPAGLVIDNPRLVRSGDLGGLSFLNTVDQPEHSAFYRDRFEVAVDQTRWSGKELSFAYLARAATPGEYAHPPASVEDMYRPDRRAITATGRFTVLGPTR, from the coding sequence ATGACACTGTCGGCAGCCGCACAGGACAAGCGCATCGTCACCATTGATGATGCCGACTATTTCGGAAGCGACTATCGCACCGTCAAGGATGTCGACCTTGAAGGCTGCAAGGCTGTGTGTCTGGGCGATGATCAGTGTCAGGCTTTCACATTCAATACGTCCGCCGGCTGGTGTTTCCTGAAATCCGACTTTGGAGAATTGCAGAGCTTTGTCGGAGCCGTCGCCGGCAGGGTTGTCGAAGTGCAGAAGCCGCGGGCCGATCAGAGTGCGGACCGGAAGGCGGAACTGGTTTTTGTGCCGAAATCGCAACAGGAAAGCGCCGAGACCTATTCCCAGAGCGTCGCCAATTCCATACGTGCGGAAGGTCAGACAGCGTCGCAACTCCGTCAGAGCGGTCTTGTCGCGCTGAGCCAACGTCAGGGCGCACTTGCGGAAGCCGACTTCCTGCAGGTTCTGAAACTGGAGCCGGGTGACTTCAAGGCCTGGACACATCTGGCAACCGCGCTTCTTCTGCAGGATCCGGATGACTGGCAGGAGAAGGAGAGCAAGCGGAAAAATGCCATTTCTGCATCGATCAACGCCTATCTGAGAGCCGTCGGTACGGAAGAGCGCGCGCTGTCGCTGGAACTGCTTGCACGCGCGCTGGTCAATCGAAGCGAATACAGGACCGCGATCAAGGCCTACCGGGCCTCGCTGGCTTTGGAAGAAAACAGCAGCATCCGGTATCGCTACGACGAACTCGTGGCTGAACACGGTTTCCGCATCGTCGATCATGAAGTGGATTCCGACAGCGCATCGCCGCGCGTTTGCCTGGTCTTTTCCCAGAAACTGCCGGTCGGCGAGGACATGACACCCTATGTGACCGTCAGTGGAGAAGGCACCTTTGCCGTCGAGGCGGAGGAAAACCAGATCTGTGCGGATGGTCTGAAGCACGGCGCACGCTACAAGATCACGGCACGCAGCGGCCTGCCGTCTGCCGACGGTGAAACGCTGAACAAGTCCGCCGACGTCTCCTTCTATGTCAAGGACCGGTCACCTTCCGTCAATTTCCTGAGCCGGTCCTATGTGCTGCCCTCTGGCGGCAACCCGACCATCCCGATCGTTTCGGTGAATACGAGCGAAGTGGAGGCGGCAATCTACCGGGTCGGTAACCGGTCAATTGCCGACATTCTGCGTGACAACCGCTTCCTGCGTCAGCTCGACAACTGGCAGGCGGAGCAGATCGAGGACGAACTTGGCGAAAAGGTCTGGTCCGGCATCGTGGAGACCGGCAACGAGCTGAACCGCGACATGACAACGGCGATCCCCGTGTCTGAGACCGGTGTCGACCTGAAACCCGGTGTCTATGCCCTGACGGCGCGATCCAGGCTGGACCAGGAGAACCGTTACGGAGCCCTGGCAACACAATGGTTCCTGGTGTCCGATCTGGGACTGACCGCATTGGAGGGCGATACCGGCATTGCCGCGAATATTCGATCGCTCTCGAGCGCGGCAGCGCTGGAAGGCGTGAATGTTCGCCTGCTGGCTATTAACAACGAGATCCTCGGTGAAACGGTAACCAACGCAGACGGGTTTGCCGAATTTGCTGCTGGTCTGACGCGCGGAAGAGGTGGCCGGGCCCCTGGCGTCCTGGTCGCTGAAACCGCGGAAGGCGACTATTCCTTCCTCGACTTGCGCAAACCTGCCTTTGATCTCTCAGATCGTGGGGTCGAGGGACGCCCGGCGCCCGGCCCGCTCGACGTCTTCGCCTGGACTGATCGTGGCATCTACAAGGCCGGGGAAACGGTGCATGCGCAGGCGCTTCTGCGCAATGCGGCCGCAGTGGCCCAGGAAGATTTCCCGCTGACCTTCATCTTCACAAGGCCCGACGGCGTTGAACACGCCCGCTTCACGGTGGCTGATGGCGGTCTGGGCGGCCACTTGCAGGACCTGACACTGGCTAGCTCCGCGCAGCAGGGCATCTGGTCCTGGCGGGTCTTTGCCGACCCAAAAAGCCGGGCCTTGTCGGAAGAAACCTTCCTGGTCGAGGACTATCAGCCCGAGCGGGTCGACTTCGACCTTGAAACGGCGGCCCGCACCTTCAACCGGACGGCACCGACCGAAGTGTCGTTGGAAGCCCGGTTCCTCTATGGTTCGCCTGCCAGCGGTCAGACGCTGGAAGGCGACGTGATCGTGCGTCCCGTACGCTCCTTGAAAGCCTATCCGGGCTACAGGTTCGGGGTGCCGGATGCTGACGCCTATTCTCAGCGTGGCTCCATCACGTCCGGTCTGAAGACGGACGAGGATGGCAAGCTGACCTTCGAAGTCTTTATGCCGGACCTGCCGGAAACGTCCATGGTCTATGACGCGTCCGTCATTTCCCGCCTTGTGGAAGCAGGCGGCCGGTATGTTGAGCGCGATCTTGATCTTCCCGTTGCCCTGGATGGGTCGCGCATTGGCATCAAGCCGGCCTTTGAAGACGGCGTCGATGAGGGTGGCCCGGCTGATTTTTCTGTCATTGTCGTCGGACCGGACGGCAAGGAAGCCGACGCTAAGGGTCTGGTCTGGACCCTGTCGAAGGTCGACCGCCGGTACCAGTGGTACCGCTATGACGGCCGCTGGTCCTATGAACCGATCACGACAACCCGCCGTCTCGACACCGGTGAATTCGACGTCAAGGCCGGCCAGCCTGCGCAATTGTCCCTGCCGGTGGACTGGGGTGAATACCGGCTGGATGTGGCTGGAAATGGCGCCGTTCTGACGACGACTCGGGTCACCTTCAATGCCGGCTGGTACACGGCGGACGCGTCGTCGGAAACCCCGGACTACCTGGATGTCGGTCTCGACAAGACCAGCTACCGGCCGGGCGACATTGCCAAACTGCGCCTGAAGCCGCAAATGGCTGGCATTGCCGTCGTCAATGTCGTGTCCGGTGGCCTTCTGGCCAGCCAGACTGTGGAAGTCAGCGGTGAAGAGACCGAGGTCGAGATCCCGGTCAGCGACGACTGGGGAGCCGGGGCCTATATCACCGCGAGCCTCTACCGGCCGATGGATCTGGACGAGAAACGCATGCCGTCGCGGTCCATGGGGCTGTCCTGGCTGCAGGTGGATCCCGGTGAACGCGCATTGAGCGTGGAGCTTTCCCCGCCGGACAGGATCCTGCCGGAAACAACGCTGGATGTTCCCGTCAAGCTGGCGAATCTCGAGGCGGGCACCAAGGCCTATCTCACCGTGGCTGCCGTCGACGTCGGTATCCTGAACCTGACCGGGTTCAAGACGCCGGACCCGGAGGGCTGGTATTTCGGCCAGCGCCGGTTGGGTACGGATGTTCGGGATCTTTACGGCCAGTTGATCGACCGGACAGCCGGCGCGCTTGGCAGGGTCCGTTCTGGCGGCGATGCGGCCGGGATGCGACTTGAAGCGCCGCCACCGGATGAAGAGCCCGTTGCTCTGTTCTCCGGACTTGTCGAAGTCGGCCCCAACGGAGAAGCAACGGTCTCGTTCGACGTTCCCGCCTTCAACGGAGCCCTGAAACTGATGGCGGTCGCCTGGACGAGGGACGGGGTCGGCCACGCGGACAAGGAAGTCGAAGTGCGCTCGCCCGTTGTGATGACGGCCAGTGCGCCTGCATTCCTTGCGCCCGGGGACAGTTCACGATTGGCACTGGAGATAGACAATGTCGACGGTGCTGCCGGAGCCTATGAGTTGGAGTTGACCGTCTCGGACGGCGTGACCCTGGAGGAAGGCTCCGCCAGCCTGTCCCGCTCAATCGAGTTGGGGGCTGGAAAGAAGGAACTCGTTCTCACGCGGATTGGTGCCGGAAATGTCCTCACCACCGCCGAAATCGTGGCGTCCCTGACAGGGCCGGACGGAAAGATCTACGTCAAGCGCTTCGGACTGGACATCATGGACACCCAGCCGGAAGTCGTGCGCCGGTCGGTGTTTGCCCTGGCGGCCGGCGACAGTCTCAGCCTGACCGCCGACAGTTTTGACGGACTGCGGGCGGACACGGTTGACATCACGCTCACGGCTGGTGGTGCGGCCAGCATCGATGTGGCCGGATTGTTGGCAGCGCTTGACCGCTACCCCTATGGCTGTACCGAACAGACCACCAGCCGCGCGCTGCCCTTGCTCTACTTGAGCGAAGTTGCCGAGGCTGCAGGTCTCGGCGGTGATAGCGCCATTCGCGAACGGGTCGTCAAGGCGATCGGGCGCGTGTTGTCGAACCAGTCGTCTTCCGGTGATTTTGGTCTTTGGTCGAGTTACGGCGACGGCGACACCTGGCTCGACGCCTACGTGACGGACTTCCTGACACGTGCCCGTGAAAAGGGCTACAAGGTTCCGGATATCGCTTTCACGTCTGCCCTGGACAATCTGGAAGGCCGGGTGGCCTATGCGTCCGACTTCCAGGACGGCGGTGAGGGCGTGGCCTATGCGCTTTATGTTCTGGCCCGCAATGGTCGTGCCTCCATGGGCGACCTCAGATACTATCTCGACGCCAAGCTGCAGAATTTTGCCACTCCGATGGCAAAGGCGCAGGTTGCGGCCGCACTCGGTCTTTATGGAGAAACGACCCGGGCAGAGACCGGTTTCAAGGCGGCAATCGCAGCGCTCCCGCGCAAAACGGTGTGGGGCTATCGCAGCGACTACGGGTCCAGGCTGCGCGACACTGCGGCTGTGACGGACTATGTCGCTTCGGCTTCTCTGGCAGGTGACCTCAAGGACGAGGCTATCGACCTTCTCAAGGTGGCGCAGGCAAACGCCTCCGGCCGCTCGACCCAGGACATGGCCTGGCTGCTTCTGGCGGCCAACGCGCTCAACGAATCTGCGGCTGAAGCCAAGCTGTCAGTACGTGGTGAAGAAACACCAGGCCGTCTGGCGTGGTCAATGGAGGGCAGCGAAGTCAGCCAGTTCCCGGCCGACATCACCAACAATGGCAAGGTGTCGACCGAACTGCTGGTGTCGGTAGCCGGCCAGCCTCTCGTGCCGGAACCGGCAGGCGGCAAGGACTATGCAGTTGAGCGGAGCGTTTACGACCTGGACGGCAATCCGGTCGATCCGACGGCTGTTCCCGTCAACACACGGCTCGCGGTCGTTGTCACGGTGCGGGCTCTGAGCGATCAGCCGGGCCGCCTGATGGTGGTCGACCGGCTGCCTGCCGGACTTGTCATCGACAATCCCCGGCTGGTTCGGTCCGGAGATCTGGGAGGGCTGTCCTTCCTGAATACCGTGGATCAACCCGAGCATTCGGCCTTTTACAGGGACCGGTTCGAAGTTGCGGTCGATCAGACGCGGTGGAGCGGCAAGGAACTGTCCTTTGCGTATCTCGCCCGGGCGGCCACACCAGGGGAATATGCGCATCCACCGGCCTCTGTTGAAGACATGTATCGCCCGGACCGTCGAGCAATCACCGCGACAGGACGCTTTACCGTCCTTGGCCCGACGCGGTAA